The segment TGGAGACCCGCACCGGTACCCGCAGGGCTCCGCACGCCTCGCTGCCCGCCGCGGCTCGGGTTTCCCCGAGTAAGCGATGCCGGTGCCGACGGGAGGCGGCGGGCACGAGGGGGTCACGCTCCGTGGCGGAGGGGGGAGAACCGGGGGCGATTCCGCTCTCTTTGGGGAGGTGGGAAACGGGGGCAGCCCCGGGATGCGGGGAGCGGCGGGAAGGCAGAGCCCGGTTCCGGACAGCGCCCGCCAGCGCCGTTCCCACAAGGGGTCCCGGGGATCCCGAACGCTCCGTTGGTTGTGACCGCCCAGAGCCCCGAGCTTCGGGGGTCCCGGACGCTCCCGGCGGGTTTCTCCCCGTGTCCCCCCAGGAAGGAGTCCCGCGGCTCAGCCTCGACACGAACCGGGGGTGGAGAGGAGCCGGGGGCGAGGCGGGGGTGCCAGGAGCCGTGCAGCCCccccggcggggcgggccgggggcggggAGCCCCGGGGAGGCCCGGCCGGTGGAGCCCGCCcaccggccccgccgccgccgccgccgccggctcCGGGCCCGCCGCGCTGCGCGGGGCGCGGCCGCTCCGGCCCGGGGCGCGGGGCCGCTCCGTCGCCGCGGGGTGCGCAAGGCAGGTGAGTCCGCAGCGGGAACCCGCACCCCGGTGCTCCCCGGTACTCTCCCGCTTCGGGAGGGGCagggcgggaggcggcgggcggggTCGGGGGGGGGTCCCCGGCAGCGCCGCGCCGAGCTTCCCCCGGGGAATTACCGGGGCTTCCCTCGCCCGCAACGCCCCCGGTGCGGAGCGCAGCCGGAGCtggagcggggccggggggaaCCCCGGGCATCCCCGGCTGTTCTGGGCGCACGGCGACTCCTGGTGCTCGCACAGCCCCGACGCGAGCAGCCCCGAGCCCTCCTCTGCCGTCCCCGGCGTCTCCGCGGTCGGGCAGGAGCTGCCCTCGGTGCCGTCCGTGGTCCGGAGTGCCGCGGTAGGAGCCCCCTGACCCCCCCGTGGGGTCCTCGAGAACCGCATCCCCCCGGGGGGGGTTGTTCCTCAGCTCCCGGTTCCTTCCCGGATCACCGATCCCGGCTCATTTGGATCCGTTTCAGCCGTTCCCAGCCCCGGGCTCAATCCTCGGGTTACTTCTGTCAGCCTTGGGGGGACGGTTCCCCGTCCGTGCGGCAGTGCCGGTGTGGGGCTGGCGGTGCCGGTGCCCTCcggctgctctgagctctgttCCCCTCTCCGGGCCGCCCGCAGTGGGTTCTCGGGGCCGGCTCCGTGCGGGCGCGACCTTGGGGCGTCTTGGTGCAGCTGCACCGAGTTACGGCGCCGAGCAGAGAACAGACAGAGCTGTTCCTgtgccccatcccagccctggCAGCCTCCCCCCACAGCGCCAACAGCCCCCGGGATGGCTCTGGGGGGAGTTCAGGACCCCAACCCCAAAGAGCCGCTTCCACAGGTGGGGAGAAGGACATGGGACACCTCCACCCCGAGGCTgcctgtgctgggcagcactgtgcagggCTGTCACAGTAGAGCTCTGCTGCCAGGCTGCCCTTTCATGCCCCTGGCACTGACTGTAGGATGCTCACAGGGTTCTTGCATCCTGCCTTGATTGTGCCGCTGCCCCTCAGCGtggtgggagctgtgcaggggaaGGCTGAGCAGCTCGTGCCCTCGGCCGTGGCCTTATCTGCTGCCACCACCCTGGGAACTCGCTAAGAGCTCAGCTCCTGtgaatttcctttctctgttttttgtttctttcctgctgaCGTTTTTCCCCTCCGGAATAAAGGGCTGGATGGGGACCATGGTTACGGGCTGGTGTGGGCAGCTGGCCCTGGGGCCGGCATGGCACCGTGCAGGGGACAGCACAGCCACCCGCCCGCACCAGCACCCTCCAGTCAGACACCCCATAGAAAACATGGCACGGGCCCACATCAGCCCTGGCAGCGCTGGGAAGCGGAGCCCCTGAGCCAGCATCCAGCCTCCATCGACCCCACGCTGCCGGGGAACCTGCTGGCTGCCGGCTCTCCCCTgggccctgcctgcagctctcccGGAGCTCTGCAGGATGCGCTGGCTTCAGGCAGCTCGCACTGCCGGTGACCTTGGCGGGGATCTCACCCCCGCCTCCGGCTCAGCCCGAGCCGTGGCCGTTTGTtacagcccagctgctgcacagGAGACGTGCGGTGGCTCAGCCCCCTCGGGAACTAATCCCGCTGCGCAGGAGCCCCGTGCGCTGCCGCTGGTGGTGGGGGGACCAGCGAGCCGTGCTGCCTGCCCCCCGTCCCCATCCCGCGGTCGGGAGCAGCGGGTGGGCGCAGTTCCCCTTGGGCACCTCAGCCTGACGCTGTGCCTTTGGTGTCCCCGTCCCAGatgtgcctcctgcagcccagagcaACGCGGGTGAGAGCGGAGGGGCCGGTGGCTGCGTGACGGAGCTGGTACGGCAGCACGGCAGCGGCGGAGCCCTCCGTCCTGCGCCCCACGGCCATGTGGCTGCTCGTGCAGGGCGTCCTGCTGGTATCCTGCCTGCACGCCGCCGCCTTCCCCAGGGGCTGCTACCCCTCGGAGGAGGAGGGGCTGAAGACCTTCCGCTGCAGCAACGCTCGGCTGACAGAGGTCCCCAAAGACATCCCCAACGACACCAACAAGCTCTACCTGGACTCCAACCGCATCCCTTTCCTGCCCCGCGATGCCTTCCGGGACCTGccgctgctgctggagctggacCTGTCCCACAACGCCATCGCCGCCATCGAGAGCGGGGCGTTCCGCGGGCTGGCCGACCACCTGAGCTCTCTGGACCTGTCCTCCAACAGGCTGGTGTCGCTCAGCAAAGACGTCCTCAGCAACGTGAAGGCCAAGGTGAACCTGTCCAACAACCCCTGGCTGTGTGACTGCCGCCTGCAGGAGCTGATCCGTGCCGTGGATCTGGCGGCCGGTTCCTCCGCCGGCATCGTCTGCGACTCGGCGCTGCAGGAGGAGCACGTGGGCAAAGCCTTCCTGCAAGTGATCGCCGACACGGACTTCTGCAACGTGTACAAAAAGACCACAGACATTGCCATGCTGGTCACCATGTTCGGCTGGTTCGCCATGGTGATCTCCTACCTGGTGTACTACGTCAGGCAGAACCAGGAGGACGCGCGGCGGCACCTGGAGTACCTCAAATCGCTGCCCAGCAAGCAGCGGCACTCGGAGGAGTCGTCCACCATCAGCACCGTGGTGTgagaggggctgggggaggtgggACGTCATGGCAGTCCTGGGGAGTGGTGTCCAATGGGGGCAGCGAGAGGACACAGCCGTGGTGGGGAGCGATGATGGGTTCCCAGTTCTTGGTTATAGGCAATGGGCGCAGAGCGAGAAGGGAGAACTGAGTGTGCCCCCACCACGTGGCACCGCTCCGGATGTTGGGACTTGGTATGGAACTGATTTCCTTTGTAGCCATCCCCGGGGCATGAGTGACTTTGGTGTTTTAACCCCTCCTGTTTactctctgctgccctggggatGTTCCTGGAGCCGTGGGGCAATGAGGGGTgagggctgtgggctgcagccctgtgggGTGGatagatggggatgggggcatGTGGTGGTGGGGGTGGCCCCAGTTCCCATCTcctgagctggagctgccgcCCTGTTGCTACCCTCAGCTGGAGATGGGCACCAGGGGTGAAAATGGGATCAGAACCCCCgggctgtgccctgtgctgagGGCGGTGGGTGCTGATGGGGGTCTGAGGACACACGGGGTCGGTGCTTTGGGTCAGTGCACCCCACTGCGGCTCCGCTCTCTCTCAAGGACTCACGGCTGCGACCGCTCACTGTGACAGCGCTGGGATGGGGCAGAGGCGGCCGCTCCTCCGCCTCCTCCCACTCCCTGCGCCGCTGCCAGGAGCCCAAACATCCCCTTGGCCCCACATGTCCCTTTCTGACACTCTCCACTGGGCTCCTGGGGTTGGCATCAGGTTTGGGGCACGCAGGGTCCATCCACGCGGAGCCGTGGGGTGAAGGCAGCTCATGTCTGCTCCTTTGGCTCCTTTGGCTCCTGTCTCtggttttgtccttttttaAACCAACTGAAGCTCAACTGCCTTAATTCACCGAGAGCACCAACCAAAGCTGCACCAACACCTCCGGCAGCGCCTGCCCAGTGCATCTGGG is part of the Excalfactoria chinensis isolate bCotChi1 chromosome 24, bCotChi1.hap2, whole genome shotgun sequence genome and harbors:
- the LRRC3C gene encoding leucine-rich repeat-containing protein 3C, with protein sequence MWLLVQGVLLVSCLHAAAFPRGCYPSEEEGLKTFRCSNARLTEVPKDIPNDTNKLYLDSNRIPFLPRDAFRDLPLLLELDLSHNAIAAIESGAFRGLADHLSSLDLSSNRLVSLSKDVLSNVKAKVNLSNNPWLCDCRLQELIRAVDLAAGSSAGIVCDSALQEEHVGKAFLQVIADTDFCNVYKKTTDIAMLVTMFGWFAMVISYLVYYVRQNQEDARRHLEYLKSLPSKQRHSEESSTISTVV